The Devosia sp. 1566 sequence CACGCACCGCCGCTCGCCATTCTGCTGGCCTATTCCATGCTCGTTACGCTGGCGATGATCGTGCTGGGGGGCCTGCTCGCAATGGGCTGACGCTTCCCGTCCGCCTGAGGGTCATAGCCCTCGGGCGGCCTGCTTGCGCAAAGCGGGCAGCCGCAGGTCTGGATCGGCCCGGACAGTCACGCCCCAGATCAACCCTACGACCAGGAAATAATGCCGCCAGTGATCGGTATCGATCACGCCCGATTGCAGCGCCAACGGGATAAACACGGCCAGCGCCGGGATCAGCAGCTTGCGGCGGCTCCGGTCGGCCAGGCCGCGGAAACCGCGCCACAACGTCGCCAGCACCAGCAGGTAATAACAGGCGCCACCACCCCAACCATAGGCCTGAATCACAGTGACATAGGTGTTGTGCGGCTGCTCGATGATGCGCAGATTGTGGAACTCGGTCGGTCCAAGTCCCAGCGGATGCGACAGCGCAAGGTCGAACGCATAGCCCTGCCGCCCGAACCGCCCGGTATCGCCGGTATCATAATCCTGCGTGACGCTGGCCCGCTCCTCAAAGAGGCTCCCCACTGCCGGGATACTCAGCAGTCCGGCGAACGCGATCATGATCACGAACAAGCCCGCCAGCGCTAGGAGCAACATCCGCACCTTGTCGCGGGCATAAGCCTCAAGAAAAAAGCACAAGCCGAACACCAGCAGCGACGACAGGGCAAAATGCCCCCATGCCGCCCGCGAAAAGCTCATGAACACGCCGATCATCACCAGCATGAACAAGATGGCGGGGATCAAGAGCTTGCCGCCGCGCAGGAAAAACACGTCGCGCAGCACATACATGGCCGGCAAGATCAGGAAGGGCCCATACACATTGGGGTCCTTGAACAGCCCCTTGGCGCGACCATACAGCACAAAGGCATCAGCGCCGGGCATGAGGCCGAGATACGCCAAGACGCCGAGCACCGCCGACAACACGGCGATAGCCATATACGCGCGCACGATCAGCCGGACCCGCCGTTCCGGAGCTTCACCCACGAAGTTCGCGACGAAATAGCTGGTGATGAACAGGAATATCGTCACCGCGACGAAGGTGAATGCCTCC is a genomic window containing:
- a CDS encoding O-antigen ligase family protein, giving the protein MAELAGAFAPHTGTGTRLGRSFLRDRALWLLHATVAIWVFSGGVVLFEPSPYEFSFVLVLAMALAAGMSLFSSTIPLLLLTTAFIPFGLIAAFQVRYTPLTEAFTFVAVTIFLFITSYFVANFVGEAPERRVRLIVRAYMAIAVLSAVLGVLAYLGLMPGADAFVLYGRAKGLFKDPNVYGPFLILPAMYVLRDVFFLRGGKLLIPAILFMLVMIGVFMSFSRAAWGHFALSSLLVFGLCFFLEAYARDKVRMLLLALAGLFVIMIAFAGLLSIPAVGSLFEERASVTQDYDTGDTGRFGRQGYAFDLALSHPLGLGPTEFHNLRIIEQPHNTYVTVIQAYGWGGGACYYLLVLATLWRGFRGLADRSRRKLLIPALAVFIPLALQSGVIDTDHWRHYFLVVGLIWGVTVRADPDLRLPALRKQAARGL